In the Natronolimnobius baerhuensis genome, one interval contains:
- a CDS encoding universal stress protein, whose translation MSLVVVPVRYPLSKHSRRTLERAVDVARERDAALTVLHVDLYQNGRKVTRIDLKNNVEKTFGPIENARYVVRTGFLVEESILDEVAAEEADAVVIGGKQASRLRRIFQRFTDNPNIERYLRDHLDCDVITVESARA comes from the coding sequence ATGTCGCTGGTCGTGGTTCCCGTTCGCTACCCGCTGTCGAAACACTCTCGCCGAACGCTCGAGCGCGCCGTTGACGTCGCTCGCGAACGGGATGCAGCGTTGACCGTCCTTCACGTCGATCTGTATCAGAATGGAAGAAAAGTAACCCGAATCGACCTCAAGAACAACGTCGAGAAGACGTTCGGGCCGATTGAAAACGCTCGCTACGTCGTCCGTACCGGCTTTCTGGTCGAAGAAAGTATTCTCGACGAGGTTGCCGCCGAAGAGGCTGATGCAGTCGTCATCGGCGGCAAACAGGCAAGTCGCCTGCGGCGCATCTTCCAGCGCTTTACCGACAACCCCAACATCGAACGCTACCTGCGCGATCACCTCGACTGTGACGTGATTACAGTTGAAAGCGCACGCGCATAG
- a CDS encoding DUF5816 domain-containing protein — protein sequence MQRTATADGETVYVSETDGDRGSKGPFLAAYESQDADRRYGWFCSNCESFDNAMDSMGRIKCNQCGNFRKPTEWDAAHE from the coding sequence ATGCAACGGACCGCAACTGCGGACGGAGAGACCGTCTACGTCTCGGAGACAGATGGCGACCGCGGGTCGAAAGGCCCGTTTCTCGCCGCCTACGAGTCTCAGGACGCGGACCGTCGGTACGGCTGGTTCTGCTCGAACTGCGAAAGTTTCGACAACGCAATGGACTCGATGGGCCGCATCAAGTGCAACCAATGTGGGAACTTCCGCAAGCCAACCGAGTGGGACGCCGCCCACGAGTGA
- a CDS encoding DUF7116 family protein produces the protein MRLAEQARSIFAELGYTVEGTGPEFRAERAWKVVHVNTVLEDDELPTASSGQFHCFVAEPDDADTLEEKLTRTEPSYEWAIIVVDGDDYQVERAPPGPRVSA, from the coding sequence ATGCGTCTCGCCGAGCAAGCCAGGTCGATTTTTGCCGAGCTAGGGTACACCGTCGAGGGTACCGGCCCCGAATTCCGTGCTGAGCGAGCATGGAAAGTTGTGCACGTAAATACCGTCCTCGAGGACGACGAACTCCCGACAGCATCGTCGGGGCAGTTCCACTGTTTCGTCGCTGAACCCGACGATGCAGACACTCTCGAGGAGAAATTGACTCGGACTGAGCCCAGTTATGAGTGGGCAATTATCGTCGTCGACGGAGACGACTATCAGGTCGAACGCGCCCCACCGGGCCCACGCGTTTCCGCGTAG
- a CDS encoding pyridoxal-phosphate-dependent aminotransferase family protein: protein MSGADNPIDVSEIDELTPPDRTLMGPGPSDVHPRVLRAMSTPLVGHLDPSFVEIMDEVQELLRYTFRTDNQWTIPVSGTGSAAMEAAIGNVVEPGDTMLVPTNGYFGGRMASMARRAGGNVVEVDAPWGEPLEPAAVSDALAEHDPDVFGFVHAETSTGVCQPNVPELTAAAHDHDALVIADTVTSIGGVELRVDEWGIDVAYAGPQKCLSCPPGASPLTLSDAAMEKVLSREEDPRSWYLDLSLLEGYWGEDRSYHHTAPITNVYALREALRLVAEEGIEQRWERHEQLAGALKAGIEAMGLEMNAPEEYWLPSLNAVRVPDGVDDGEVCAELLERYDLEVASGLGDLEGEIFRIGCMGHSARPENVIYVVTALGDVLESMGAAVDPGAGVTATRRALNKNE, encoded by the coding sequence ATGTCAGGCGCTGACAATCCAATCGACGTCTCCGAAATAGACGAGTTGACGCCGCCAGACCGGACGCTAATGGGGCCAGGTCCGAGCGACGTCCACCCGCGCGTGTTGCGGGCGATGAGTACGCCACTGGTGGGCCATCTCGACCCCTCGTTCGTCGAAATTATGGACGAGGTACAGGAACTGTTACGCTACACCTTCCGGACGGACAATCAGTGGACGATTCCCGTCTCGGGGACCGGTTCGGCCGCGATGGAGGCCGCAATCGGGAACGTCGTCGAACCTGGTGACACGATGTTAGTTCCGACGAACGGCTACTTTGGCGGACGCATGGCGTCGATGGCCCGTCGGGCAGGCGGAAACGTCGTTGAAGTCGATGCCCCGTGGGGCGAACCCCTCGAGCCCGCGGCGGTCTCCGATGCGCTGGCCGAACACGATCCCGATGTCTTCGGGTTCGTCCACGCCGAGACGAGTACTGGCGTTTGCCAACCCAACGTTCCGGAACTGACGGCTGCAGCCCACGACCACGATGCGCTCGTCATCGCCGACACTGTTACCTCCATCGGCGGGGTTGAGTTGCGGGTCGACGAATGGGGGATCGACGTGGCCTATGCCGGCCCACAGAAGTGTCTCTCCTGTCCGCCTGGTGCGAGTCCGCTTACCCTCTCGGATGCGGCGATGGAGAAGGTCCTCTCCCGGGAGGAAGATCCGCGCTCGTGGTACCTCGATCTCTCCTTGCTCGAGGGGTACTGGGGCGAAGATCGCTCCTACCATCACACCGCGCCGATCACGAACGTCTACGCACTTCGCGAGGCACTCCGTCTCGTCGCCGAGGAGGGCATCGAACAGCGCTGGGAACGCCACGAGCAGCTTGCGGGCGCGCTCAAAGCCGGTATCGAGGCGATGGGCCTCGAGATGAACGCCCCCGAGGAGTACTGGCTCCCGAGTCTGAACGCCGTTCGCGTTCCCGACGGTGTTGACGACGGCGAGGTCTGTGCCGAATTGCTCGAGCGCTACGATCTCGAGGTCGCTAGCGGTTTGGGCGATCTCGAGGGCGAGATCTTCCGAATTGGCTGTATGGGCCACTCCGCGCGTCCGGAGAACGTGATCTACGTGGTGACGGCACTCGGCGACGTCCTCGAGTCGATGGGTGCAGCTGTGGATCCGGGCGCAGGTGTCACTGCGACGCGACGAGCGCTCAATAAAAACGAGTAG
- a CDS encoding dodecin — protein sequence MVFKKITLIGTSPESFDAAADDAIDRAEETLQNVHWVEVDELGVEIASADDREYQAEVTVAFELED from the coding sequence ATGGTCTTCAAGAAGATTACACTGATCGGAACCAGCCCGGAAAGCTTCGATGCAGCCGCTGACGATGCTATCGACCGTGCTGAAGAAACTCTTCAGAACGTCCACTGGGTCGAAGTCGACGAACTCGGGGTCGAAATCGCCAGTGCTGACGACCGCGAATATCAGGCCGAAGTCACCGTCGCGTTCGAACTCGAGGACTAA
- a CDS encoding HesB/IscA family protein, translating into MSTDSVDGGTAETQPEIEVTEDAAAQARDLLEGEGMDTSEAGLRLFVQQGGCAGLSYGMRFDDAPDEDDTIYTHHELRVFVDPASMKYIEGSILDYESGLQAEGFHVENPNVVSECGCGESFRT; encoded by the coding sequence ATGAGTACGGATAGCGTCGACGGCGGGACAGCAGAGACCCAGCCTGAGATCGAAGTAACCGAGGACGCCGCTGCGCAGGCTCGAGACCTCCTCGAGGGCGAAGGGATGGATACATCGGAGGCAGGACTACGGCTGTTCGTCCAGCAGGGCGGCTGTGCCGGACTGTCCTACGGGATGCGCTTTGATGATGCGCCTGACGAGGATGACACGATTTACACCCACCATGAGCTGCGTGTCTTCGTCGATCCGGCGAGCATGAAATATATCGAAGGAAGTATTCTCGATTACGAAAGCGGCCTGCAGGCCGAAGGGTTCCACGTCGAGAATCCGAACGTGGTCAGCGAATGTGGCTGTGGCGAGTCGTTCCGAACGTAA